The Caulobacter sp. FWC26 genome contains a region encoding:
- a CDS encoding response regulator, with amino-acid sequence MTPDERRERHILVVDDDDRLRKLIKEFLSRAGFRVTAASSAAGADKLFEALDFDLMVLDVMMPGEDGMTFTKRLRAKGGEAGRTPILMLTAKDQTADRIEGLSSGVDDYLGKPFEPQELLLRIEAILRRSAARPVGPKALSLGRCTFDADRGELSCDGEAVRITEAEVTLLRRLARSLHEPVDRLELARDTADATGRAVDVQVTRLRRKIEPDPKNPRYLQTVRGVGYRLAPD; translated from the coding sequence ATGACCCCTGACGAGCGCCGCGAACGCCACATCCTGGTGGTCGACGACGACGACCGGCTACGCAAGCTGATCAAGGAATTCCTGAGCCGCGCCGGCTTTCGCGTCACCGCAGCCTCCAGCGCCGCCGGGGCCGACAAGCTGTTCGAGGCCCTGGACTTCGACCTGATGGTGCTGGACGTGATGATGCCCGGCGAGGACGGCATGACCTTCACCAAGCGCCTGCGTGCCAAGGGCGGCGAGGCCGGCCGCACGCCGATCCTGATGCTGACCGCCAAGGATCAGACGGCCGACCGGATCGAGGGCCTGTCCAGCGGCGTCGACGACTATCTGGGCAAGCCGTTCGAGCCTCAGGAGCTGCTCCTGCGCATCGAGGCCATCCTGCGCCGCTCGGCCGCCCGTCCGGTGGGCCCCAAGGCGCTGAGTCTGGGCCGCTGCACCTTCGACGCCGATCGGGGAGAGCTGTCGTGCGACGGCGAGGCCGTGCGGATCACCGAGGCCGAAGTGACCCTCCTCCGTCGCCTGGCCCGCTCGCTGCACGAGCCGGTCGATCGTCTCGAGTTGGCCCGCGACACCGCCGACGCCACCGGCCGCGCCGTTGACGTCCAGGTCACCCGCCTGCGCCGCAAGATCGAGCCCGACCCGAAGAATCCCCGCTACCTGCAGACGGTGCGGGGCGTGGGGTATCGGCTGGCGCCGGATTGA
- a CDS encoding branched-chain amino acid aminotransferase — MSLVPFDDRDGWIWLDGQFVPWREAKVHVLTHGLHYASSVFEGERMYGGEIFKLTEHTERLFKSAEILDFKIPYTVAEIDGACKATAAKNGLKDCYVRPIAWRGSEMIGVSAQQTKIHVAIAVWEWPSYFDPATKAKGIRLTWAKYQRPDPKTAPVAAKAAGLYMICTISKHAAEKDGYADAMMLDYRGYVAEATGANVFFVKDGVLHTPKPDCFLDGITRRTVIDIAKRKGIEVVERHIQKEELSTFTECFIVGTAAEVTPVSEVGEFKFTPAKLSLDLMDTYAALVRGEAMATA; from the coding sequence ATGTCTCTGGTTCCCTTCGACGATCGCGACGGTTGGATCTGGCTTGACGGGCAATTCGTGCCCTGGCGCGAAGCGAAGGTGCATGTTTTGACCCATGGCCTCCACTATGCGTCGTCGGTGTTCGAAGGCGAGCGCATGTATGGCGGTGAAATCTTCAAGCTGACCGAGCATACCGAGCGCCTGTTCAAGTCGGCCGAGATCCTCGACTTCAAGATCCCCTACACGGTGGCCGAGATCGACGGGGCCTGCAAGGCGACGGCGGCCAAGAACGGCCTCAAGGACTGCTATGTCCGTCCGATCGCCTGGCGCGGCAGCGAAATGATCGGCGTTTCGGCGCAGCAGACCAAGATCCACGTCGCCATCGCCGTCTGGGAGTGGCCCAGCTACTTCGATCCGGCGACCAAGGCCAAGGGCATCCGCCTGACCTGGGCCAAGTACCAGCGTCCGGACCCCAAGACCGCGCCGGTCGCGGCCAAGGCCGCCGGCCTCTACATGATCTGCACCATCTCCAAGCACGCCGCCGAAAAGGACGGCTACGCCGACGCGATGATGCTGGACTATCGCGGCTATGTGGCCGAGGCGACCGGCGCCAACGTGTTCTTCGTCAAGGACGGCGTGCTGCACACGCCCAAGCCCGACTGCTTCCTGGACGGCATCACCCGCCGCACGGTGATCGACATCGCCAAGCGCAAGGGGATCGAGGTGGTCGAGCGCCACATCCAGAAGGAAGAGCTCTCGACCTTCACCGAGTGCTTCATCGTCGGCACCGCCGCCGAGGTGACCCCGGTCTCGGAAGTGGGCGAGTTCAAGTTCACGCCGGCCAAGCTGTCGCTGGACCTGATGGACACCTACGCCGCCCTGGTGCGCGGCGAGGCGATGGCGACGGCCTAA
- a CDS encoding ATP-binding protein, protein MPLARLDIPPALKRLLPTTLFGRSLLIIVLPVAIMQIAVTWAFFDAHWQSVTAKLSEGLAGDIAWAVQSYEDDPSPAAVEKLAKRAEDSLSLSIAFQKGRKLPTGHRPSLFAALDRSLDRALEDRLDNPFWFDTTRYRAYIDIRVKVDGGVLQIYALRDRAYATQGHIFILWMVVATMLLTAVAILFIRNQVRAIERLAEAADAFGRGEDPDFKPHGAREVRQAALAFIAMKLRIQRHIEQRTALLASVSHDLRTPLTRLKLEMAMAEPCEQMEAMKGDLAEMEHMIDEYLAFARGEGGEAIQVVDLSELVESVVADAERGGAAIETEITQGLETRLRPLTFRRALANLIDNGVAHADRVRVTVSPRQTGGVDVAVDDDGPGIPEDKYEEAFKPFSRLDDSRNQNEKGVGLGLAIARDMARGLGGDLVLSRSALGGLRALIRLPG, encoded by the coding sequence GTGCCCCTCGCCCGCCTCGACATCCCGCCCGCGCTGAAGCGGCTGCTGCCGACCACGCTGTTTGGCCGCAGCCTGCTGATCATCGTCCTGCCGGTGGCGATCATGCAGATCGCGGTGACCTGGGCGTTCTTCGACGCGCACTGGCAGAGCGTCACCGCAAAGCTGTCCGAGGGTCTGGCCGGCGACATCGCCTGGGCTGTGCAGTCCTACGAGGACGATCCCAGCCCCGCAGCCGTCGAGAAACTGGCCAAGCGCGCCGAAGACTCGCTGTCGCTGTCCATCGCCTTCCAGAAGGGCCGCAAACTACCGACCGGCCACCGCCCCTCGCTGTTCGCGGCGCTCGACCGCTCGCTGGACCGGGCGCTGGAGGACCGGCTGGACAACCCGTTCTGGTTCGATACCACCCGTTACCGCGCCTATATCGACATCAGGGTGAAGGTCGACGGGGGGGTGTTGCAGATCTACGCCCTGCGCGACCGCGCCTACGCCACCCAGGGCCACATCTTCATCCTGTGGATGGTGGTGGCGACCATGCTGCTGACGGCGGTGGCGATCCTGTTCATCCGCAACCAGGTGCGGGCCATCGAGCGCCTGGCCGAGGCCGCCGACGCCTTCGGCCGGGGCGAGGATCCGGACTTCAAGCCGCACGGCGCGCGCGAGGTGCGTCAGGCGGCGCTGGCCTTCATCGCCATGAAGCTGCGCATCCAGCGCCATATCGAGCAGCGCACCGCCCTCCTGGCCAGCGTCAGCCACGACCTGCGCACGCCGCTGACCCGGCTGAAGCTGGAAATGGCCATGGCCGAGCCCTGCGAGCAGATGGAGGCCATGAAGGGCGACCTCGCCGAAATGGAGCACATGATCGACGAGTACCTCGCCTTCGCCCGCGGCGAGGGCGGCGAGGCGATTCAGGTCGTCGATCTCTCCGAACTGGTCGAGAGCGTCGTGGCTGACGCCGAACGGGGCGGCGCGGCGATCGAGACCGAGATCACCCAAGGCCTGGAAACCCGCCTGCGTCCCCTCACCTTCCGCCGGGCGCTGGCCAACCTCATCGACAACGGCGTAGCCCACGCCGACCGGGTGCGTGTGACGGTCAGTCCGCGCCAGACCGGCGGGGTCGACGTCGCTGTCGATGACGACGGTCCGGGCATTCCGGAAGACAAGTATGAAGAGGCCTTCAAGCCCTTCTCGCGACTCGACGACAGTCGGAACCAGAACGAGAAGGGCGTGGGCCTGGGGCTCGCCATCGCCCGCGACATGGCCCGGGGCCTGGGCGGGGACCTTGTTCTGTCCCGCTCGGCGCTGGGCGGCCTGCGGGCGCTGATCCGGCTGCCGGGGTAG
- a CDS encoding TonB-dependent siderophore receptor, whose amino-acid sequence MSSRLALLLSSALLGGVVASPALARQAETTQVEEVVITGSQVRLPPAYAGDQVARGARVGLLGALDTMDTPFAITSYTEALIRNQQARSVADVLQNDPTVRVTKGFGNFQELYVVRGFPVYSDDMTYNGLYGVLPRQFVAAELIERVDVFRGANAFLNGAAPGGSGVGGAFNLTPKRASSTPLTRFTAGWDGGEQVYGSADIARRFGQNDAYGARVNLGLRGGETAVDGEKRDLTVLGLGLDRRGDRARFSADLGWQDHRIEGARPTVTPAGAIPKAPSGDKNFAQPWTHTDERQLFGAARGEFDLTDTVSAWAALGGRQGKEDNVLANPTALADGTLSAYRFDNVRKDSILSTDAGLRAKFATGAVGHAIVASVAQVNLKSRNAYAFSNFAGFASNLYNPVAVAAPNPNFFVGGSKSDPNVTERVKNRSVAVADTLSFLDERLLVTVGVRYQDIQTRSYDYNTGARNGAYDGDATTPAVAAVFKPSDKVSLYANYAEALVPGKIAPAQVNGVAVANVGEILSPFRGEQTEIGAKYDAGAFGGSISLFRTTQPAEYFEAASRRYTAGGEQENQGVELTVFGQPAPGLRLLGGATWLDAQINRALSAALQGKAPIGVPEFQANLNLEWDVAAVEGLTLEGRAVHTGSQQANTANTVSLDAWTRFDLGARYAFEAGGKAVTLRARVENLADKNQWVAVGGYPGANYLTLGAPRTLRLSISTDF is encoded by the coding sequence ATGTCGTCTCGTCTCGCCCTTCTGCTGTCGTCCGCCCTGTTGGGAGGCGTCGTGGCCAGCCCCGCCTTGGCGCGCCAGGCCGAGACGACCCAGGTCGAAGAGGTGGTCATCACCGGCTCGCAGGTGCGTTTGCCGCCCGCCTACGCTGGCGACCAGGTCGCCAGGGGCGCGCGCGTCGGCCTGCTGGGCGCGCTGGACACGATGGACACCCCGTTCGCCATCACCAGCTACACCGAAGCGCTGATCCGCAATCAGCAGGCCCGCAGCGTCGCCGACGTGCTGCAGAACGACCCGACCGTCCGCGTGACCAAGGGCTTTGGCAACTTCCAGGAGCTGTACGTCGTTCGCGGCTTCCCGGTCTATTCCGACGACATGACCTATAACGGTCTCTACGGCGTGCTGCCGCGCCAGTTCGTGGCGGCCGAGCTGATCGAGCGGGTCGATGTGTTCCGCGGCGCCAACGCCTTCCTGAACGGCGCGGCCCCCGGCGGCAGCGGCGTCGGCGGCGCGTTCAACCTGACGCCCAAGCGCGCCTCCAGCACCCCGCTCACCCGCTTCACGGCCGGTTGGGACGGCGGCGAGCAGGTCTATGGCTCGGCCGACATCGCCCGCCGCTTTGGCCAGAACGACGCCTATGGCGCGCGCGTGAATCTTGGCCTGCGCGGCGGCGAGACGGCCGTCGACGGCGAAAAGCGCGACCTGACGGTGCTGGGCCTGGGCCTGGACCGTCGCGGCGACCGCGCCCGCTTCTCGGCGGACCTCGGCTGGCAGGATCACCGCATCGAAGGCGCGCGTCCGACCGTGACCCCGGCCGGCGCCATCCCCAAGGCCCCCTCGGGCGACAAGAACTTCGCCCAGCCCTGGACCCACACCGACGAGCGCCAGCTGTTCGGCGCGGCGCGCGGCGAGTTCGACCTGACCGACACGGTCAGCGCCTGGGCCGCCCTGGGCGGTCGTCAGGGCAAGGAAGACAACGTCCTGGCTAACCCGACGGCTCTGGCTGACGGGACGCTGAGCGCCTACCGCTTCGACAACGTCCGCAAGGACTCGATCCTGTCGACGGACGCGGGCCTGCGCGCCAAGTTCGCCACGGGCGCGGTCGGTCACGCGATCGTCGCCTCGGTCGCCCAGGTGAACCTGAAGTCCAGGAACGCCTACGCCTTCTCGAACTTCGCCGGCTTCGCCAGCAACCTCTACAACCCGGTGGCCGTCGCCGCGCCGAACCCGAACTTCTTCGTGGGCGGCTCCAAGAGCGATCCGAACGTCACCGAGCGCGTGAAGAACCGCAGCGTCGCGGTGGCCGACACCCTGTCGTTCCTGGACGAGCGCCTGCTGGTCACGGTGGGCGTCCGCTATCAGGACATCCAGACCCGCTCGTATGACTACAACACCGGCGCCCGCAACGGCGCCTATGACGGCGACGCCACCACCCCGGCCGTGGCGGCGGTGTTCAAGCCCAGCGACAAGGTTTCGCTGTACGCCAACTACGCCGAGGCCCTGGTCCCCGGGAAGATCGCCCCGGCCCAGGTCAATGGCGTGGCGGTGGCCAATGTCGGTGAGATCCTGTCGCCGTTCCGCGGCGAGCAGACCGAGATCGGCGCCAAGTACGACGCCGGCGCGTTCGGCGGTTCGATCAGCCTGTTCCGCACCACCCAGCCGGCCGAGTATTTCGAGGCCGCCAGTCGTCGCTACACCGCCGGCGGCGAACAGGAGAACCAGGGCGTCGAACTGACCGTCTTCGGCCAGCCCGCCCCGGGCCTGCGCCTCTTGGGCGGCGCCACCTGGCTGGACGCCCAGATCAACCGCGCCCTGTCGGCCGCGCTGCAGGGCAAGGCTCCGATCGGCGTGCCGGAATTCCAGGCTAACCTGAACCTGGAGTGGGACGTCGCCGCCGTCGAGGGGCTGACCCTGGAAGGTCGCGCGGTCCACACCGGATCGCAGCAGGCCAACACCGCCAACACCGTGTCGCTGGACGCCTGGACGCGCTTTGACCTCGGCGCGCGCTACGCCTTCGAAGCTGGCGGCAAGGCGGTCACCCTGCGGGCCCGCGTCGAGAATCTGGCCGACAAGAACCAGTGGGTGGCGGTCGGCGGCTATCCGGGCGCCAACTACCTGACGCTGGGCGCCCCGCGCACCCTGCGCCTGTCGATCAGCACGGACTTCTAG
- a CDS encoding MarR family winged helix-turn-helix transcriptional regulator, which translates to MIAPLQPGSDDPRLILREEELDGGLELILLAEASLWAAVDAVLETEALGLGRSHWRAAFLLRRRPGIGVQDLSKLTSLSKQAASRTLADLEKAGLVERVSGDLDGRRRPATLTAEGVAFEQRTAERLRALLARAYRTGGLDGVAGTRRILAALAGSRQGVGPARRIPT; encoded by the coding sequence ATGATAGCCCCGCTGCAGCCCGGCTCGGACGATCCCCGTCTGATCCTTCGCGAGGAGGAGCTGGACGGCGGGCTGGAACTGATCCTGCTGGCCGAGGCCTCGCTGTGGGCCGCCGTGGACGCGGTGCTCGAGACCGAGGCCCTGGGTCTTGGCCGCTCACACTGGCGCGCGGCGTTCCTGCTGCGCCGCCGGCCGGGCATCGGGGTGCAGGACCTTTCGAAGCTGACCAGCCTGTCGAAACAGGCCGCCAGCCGCACCCTGGCCGACCTTGAGAAGGCGGGTCTGGTGGAGCGCGTCTCCGGCGATCTGGACGGCCGTCGCCGCCCCGCGACTCTCACCGCCGAGGGCGTGGCCTTCGAGCAGCGCACGGCCGAACGGCTGCGAGCGCTGCTGGCCCGCGCCTACCGCACCGGCGGCCTGGACGGCGTGGCCGGCACGCGGCGCATCCTGGCGGCGCTGGCCGGATCGCGGCAAGGTGTCGGCCCAGCACGACGGATTCCCACATGA
- a CDS encoding phosphatidylinositol-specific phospholipase C1-like protein, giving the protein MMLNLLAALAVAAAPCPASDEQPACVRQRIDALGMNDMMVVGTHNSYKLAIPPEEMAVMVAARGPAALGIDYGHRPLVEQLDAGARQLEIDIVADPQGGLYAKPLTVFGRGTTLPPDVAAALAKPGFKTLHMPDVDFRSSCVTFVACLKTIRAWSDTHRDHVPILIMLNAKEGAATMPGGVTPLPFTKALFDALDAEIRSVFGDDRLITPDLVQGKAKTLREGVLAGAKLGGGWPKLGAARGKVFFALDEGPEKVAIYRGKRASLEGRAMFVNTDEASPAAAYLTLNDPVDEKDRIAAAVKAGFIVRTRADADTRAARSNDTTQRTAAFTSGAQYISTDYIWADPRFAGGYTVRLPDSKVAVCNPVRQPTACGGRDLEGR; this is encoded by the coding sequence GTGATGTTGAACCTTCTCGCCGCCCTGGCGGTCGCCGCCGCCCCTTGCCCCGCCTCGGACGAGCAGCCCGCCTGCGTGCGCCAGCGGATCGACGCGCTGGGCATGAACGACATGATGGTCGTGGGGACCCACAATTCCTACAAGCTGGCGATCCCGCCCGAGGAGATGGCCGTCATGGTCGCCGCGCGCGGCCCCGCCGCGCTGGGGATCGACTATGGCCATCGCCCGCTGGTCGAACAGTTGGACGCCGGGGCGCGGCAGCTGGAGATCGACATTGTCGCCGACCCGCAAGGCGGTCTCTACGCCAAGCCGCTGACGGTGTTTGGCCGGGGAACGACCCTGCCGCCGGACGTAGCCGCCGCGCTGGCCAAGCCGGGCTTCAAGACCCTGCACATGCCCGATGTCGACTTCCGGTCCTCGTGCGTGACCTTCGTGGCCTGTCTGAAGACGATCCGCGCCTGGTCGGACACCCACCGCGACCACGTTCCGATCCTGATCATGCTGAACGCCAAGGAAGGCGCGGCCACCATGCCGGGCGGGGTGACGCCCCTGCCCTTCACCAAGGCGCTGTTCGATGCGCTGGACGCCGAGATCCGCTCGGTGTTCGGCGACGATCGGCTGATCACGCCGGATCTGGTCCAGGGCAAGGCCAAGACCCTGCGCGAAGGCGTCCTGGCCGGTGCGAAATTGGGCGGCGGCTGGCCCAAGCTGGGCGCGGCGCGCGGCAAGGTGTTCTTCGCCCTCGACGAGGGTCCCGAGAAGGTCGCGATCTACCGGGGCAAGCGCGCGTCGCTGGAAGGCCGGGCCATGTTCGTCAACACCGACGAAGCCTCGCCCGCCGCCGCCTATCTGACGCTCAACGATCCGGTCGACGAGAAAGACCGCATCGCGGCCGCCGTGAAGGCCGGCTTCATCGTTCGCACCCGCGCCGACGCCGATACGCGCGCGGCCCGATCCAACGACACCACCCAGCGCACCGCCGCCTTCACCAGCGGCGCCCAGTACATCTCGACCGACTACATCTGGGCCGATCCGCGCTTTGCCGGCGGCTATACGGTGCGCCTGCCGGACAGCAAGGTCGCGGTCTGCAATCCGGTGCGACAGCCGACGGCGTGCGGCGGCAGGGACCTGGAGGGGCGTTAG
- a CDS encoding PepSY domain-containing protein, whose translation MGGGRRLSGRQLPDAGRPAHPAPVDQHGLLARMKARTLRAWSWVHKWSSLVSTAFLLMLCITGLPLVFTHEIEHVLMEEAWTPARPDGPKLTLDQVLETALARKPGEVPAFMSFDEDRPVVNVTSVQPGGKAGVYSFQPIDHTSGEPAPPVAGHPVMEFLLQLHTDMFLGLAGMLFLGAMGLLLIAALVSGVVLYAPFMRRLPFGTVRASKRARTRWLDYHNLLGAVTAAWVLVVGATGVVNTLATPIVGYWKNTALKELTQAYDSPVAPGQRSSLQAAVDKAKTALPDKELQFVAFPGSDYSTDHHYAVFFHGKTPLTKHLTTPALIDARTGELAAIAPTPWYVKTLSLSQPLHFGDYGGLGLKIVWALLDIATIVILASGLYLWLAKRKAAR comes from the coding sequence GTGGGTGGCGGTCGGCGGCTATCCGGGCGCCAACTACCTGACGCTGGGCGCCCCGCGCACCCTGCGCCTGTCGATCAGCACGGACTTCTAGCGCGGATGAAGGCCCGGACGCTCCGCGCCTGGTCGTGGGTTCACAAGTGGTCGAGCCTGGTCTCGACCGCTTTCCTTCTGATGCTCTGCATCACGGGGCTGCCGCTCGTGTTCACCCACGAGATCGAGCATGTCCTGATGGAAGAGGCCTGGACGCCTGCGCGTCCGGACGGCCCCAAGCTGACCCTCGACCAGGTGCTGGAGACCGCACTCGCCCGTAAGCCGGGCGAGGTTCCGGCCTTCATGAGCTTCGACGAAGACCGGCCGGTGGTGAACGTCACCAGCGTGCAGCCGGGCGGCAAGGCGGGAGTCTACAGCTTCCAACCCATCGACCACACCAGCGGCGAACCCGCTCCGCCGGTCGCGGGGCATCCTGTCATGGAGTTCCTGCTCCAACTGCACACCGACATGTTCCTGGGTCTGGCGGGCATGTTGTTCCTGGGCGCGATGGGGCTGCTGCTGATCGCGGCCCTGGTCTCGGGCGTGGTGCTGTACGCGCCTTTTATGCGCCGCCTGCCGTTCGGCACGGTGCGGGCCAGCAAGCGGGCGCGCACGCGCTGGCTGGACTATCACAACCTGTTGGGCGCGGTTACGGCGGCCTGGGTGCTGGTGGTCGGCGCTACCGGCGTCGTCAACACCCTGGCCACGCCGATCGTCGGCTACTGGAAGAATACGGCGCTCAAGGAACTGACGCAGGCCTATGACAGCCCCGTCGCGCCGGGCCAGCGCAGCTCGCTACAGGCCGCCGTCGACAAGGCCAAGACGGCCCTGCCGGACAAGGAGCTTCAGTTCGTCGCCTTCCCGGGCTCGGACTATTCGACCGACCACCACTATGCGGTGTTCTTTCACGGCAAGACGCCGCTGACCAAGCACCTGACCACGCCAGCCCTGATCGACGCCCGCACCGGCGAGCTGGCCGCCATTGCGCCGACGCCCTGGTACGTCAAGACCCTGTCCTTGTCGCAGCCGCTGCACTTTGGCGACTATGGCGGGCTGGGCCTGAAGATCGTCTGGGCGCTGCTCGACATCGCCACGATCGTGATTCTGGCCTCCGGACTCTATCTGTGGCTCGCCAAGCGGAAGGCCGCGCGATGA
- a CDS encoding cytochrome b/b6 domain-containing protein, whose protein sequence is MTDAAAPLEAAPPPRRWDPVVKLTHWTIVGAILANGLITEEGSGPHVWVGYALAATLALRLIWGVIGPAEARFAAFPPSPARALAHIREIAQGRRTEHASHNPLGALMVYAIWSTLAVIIVTGVLMANAPAEAKSPATIPPAAEASAARIVQGREEADEHEESGENSEAGEGGEGHGEEGPLAEVHETAVNLLYVLIVLHIAGVVFETRRSGRRIVLAMLPGRR, encoded by the coding sequence ATGACCGACGCCGCCGCCCCTCTGGAAGCCGCGCCGCCGCCGCGTCGCTGGGACCCCGTCGTCAAGCTGACCCACTGGACGATCGTCGGCGCCATCCTCGCCAACGGGCTGATCACCGAGGAAGGCTCGGGACCGCACGTCTGGGTCGGCTATGCCTTGGCCGCGACGCTGGCGCTGCGGCTGATCTGGGGCGTCATCGGCCCGGCCGAGGCAAGGTTCGCCGCCTTTCCACCCAGCCCCGCCCGCGCCTTGGCTCATATCCGCGAGATCGCCCAGGGACGCCGCACCGAGCACGCCTCGCACAATCCGCTGGGCGCGCTGATGGTCTACGCGATCTGGAGCACGCTGGCGGTCATCATTGTCACGGGCGTGCTGATGGCCAATGCTCCGGCCGAGGCCAAGTCCCCCGCCACGATCCCGCCCGCCGCCGAGGCCAGCGCCGCCCGCATCGTTCAGGGGCGCGAGGAGGCGGACGAGCATGAGGAGTCCGGCGAGAACTCCGAAGCGGGCGAAGGCGGTGAGGGCCATGGCGAGGAGGGGCCCCTGGCCGAAGTCCACGAGACGGCTGTCAACCTGCTCTATGTGCTGATCGTCCTGCACATCGCCGGCGTGGTCTTCGAGACCCGCCGAAGCGGTCGGCGGATTGTCTTGGCGATGCTTCCCGGGCGGCGCTAA
- a CDS encoding helix-turn-helix transcriptional regulator: protein MIGRRRALEHRITMIAVVVILQLAATLFFLVDVTGDLRANGSGVHIAAEAGAALALLVGVVFGAAQVRWLVLRARQDEAAVAAAKGALADLARLRFSDWKLTAAEADVALFALKGCDVAEIAALRGAAAGTVRAQLARVYAKAGVNSQSALMALFLEELVEAGEG, encoded by the coding sequence ATGATCGGCCGCCGACGCGCTCTGGAACACAGGATCACGATGATCGCGGTCGTCGTGATCCTGCAGCTGGCCGCGACGCTGTTCTTCCTGGTCGACGTCACGGGCGACCTGCGCGCCAACGGATCGGGCGTCCATATCGCAGCCGAGGCCGGGGCGGCGCTCGCCCTGCTGGTCGGGGTGGTGTTCGGCGCGGCCCAGGTGCGCTGGCTGGTCCTGCGCGCCCGCCAGGACGAGGCGGCGGTGGCGGCGGCCAAGGGCGCGCTGGCCGATCTGGCCCGCCTGCGCTTTTCCGACTGGAAGCTGACGGCGGCCGAGGCCGACGTGGCGCTGTTTGCGCTGAAGGGCTGCGACGTCGCCGAGATCGCCGCCCTGCGCGGCGCGGCCGCCGGCACCGTCCGCGCGCAGCTCGCCCGCGTCTACGCCAAGGCCGGCGTCAATTCCCAGTCGGCGCTGATGGCGCTGTTCCTCGAGGAACTGGTCGAGGCGGGCGAGGGGTAG
- a CDS encoding bifunctional 2-polyprenyl-6-hydroxyphenol methylase/3-demethylubiquinol 3-O-methyltransferase UbiG, whose translation MRTEDGSKQFLAAFSDPEAVAKYADGPRRFVPGLEAMHAMCGLLLAERAPDDARILVVGAGGGLELKAMASAHPGWTFVGVDPAGEMLRQAARTLGPLIDRVELVEGYVDDVTASGFDGATCLLTLHFLERGERVRTAAAIRERLKPGAAFVAAHGSFPQGSGERDLWLDRYAAFAISQGVEAEKALGARSAVATMASMIAPEDDEAILREAGFRDVAMFWAAFTWRGWAAYA comes from the coding sequence CTGAAGACGGCTCCAAACAGTTTCTGGCCGCCTTCTCGGACCCCGAGGCCGTCGCCAAGTACGCCGACGGCCCGCGCCGCTTCGTGCCGGGCCTGGAGGCGATGCACGCCATGTGCGGCCTGTTGCTGGCCGAGCGCGCGCCGGATGACGCCCGCATTCTCGTCGTCGGCGCTGGCGGCGGCCTTGAGCTGAAGGCTATGGCGAGCGCCCATCCGGGTTGGACATTCGTCGGTGTCGACCCGGCCGGCGAGATGCTGCGCCAAGCCGCGCGCACCCTGGGACCGCTGATTGATCGCGTCGAGCTGGTTGAGGGCTATGTCGACGACGTGACCGCCAGTGGTTTCGATGGCGCCACCTGCCTCTTGACCCTGCACTTCCTGGAACGCGGCGAGCGCGTACGCACCGCTGCGGCCATCCGCGAAAGGCTCAAACCCGGCGCGGCGTTCGTGGCCGCTCACGGCAGCTTCCCGCAGGGGTCAGGCGAACGTGATCTCTGGCTGGACCGTTACGCCGCCTTCGCCATCTCGCAGGGGGTCGAGGCGGAAAAGGCGCTGGGTGCGCGTTCTGCGGTGGCGACCATGGCCAGCATGATCGCCCCCGAGGACGATGAAGCCATTCTGCGTGAGGCCGGCTTCCGCGACGTGGCGATGTTCTGGGCGGCCTTCACCTGGCGCGGTTGGGCGGCCTACGCCTGA